The stretch of DNA GCATTGGCATTCTCATGGTGAGGCGACGCTATCTTGCCGCTGAGAAACAAGCTGCGATCTCCCAGCGGGAGCACCGTTAGTTGGGGGAGAAGGCGCGGCTGACATCGATGATGTATTGGTCGTCGAATGCTTCCTCGAAATCGAAGACGTTGCAAAAATCCTCTAAGCGATCATCGTCGGTTTTCTTCATGTCTCCGCTTTCGATCAATTCGAAGACAATTTTCCCGAAATCTTCTGTCGTATAGATTCCCCAGCTATTAAAGACAGTGCGGGCCAACATGCCGAACTGTTCTTGAGCGTATTGGCGAATGCCATTGACTAATTCCTGTCCGGAGATATGGGCCTCCGCTTCGGAATAATGGACGCCCGCCGCAGGGGGATGGCGAAACAGGTTTTGCGAATACCGCAAGGCTGGGAAAATGAACCGATACGCATTGGAATCGTAACGGCGTCTGATCGTTGTATTTGATGTCGTTGTCATGGCTTGCGTAGTACACTTCCGTTCCCGGTTTCACGGCGAGTTGTTATTGCTGTGAACTTTGGCCGGGCGATGTTTTCGGAGACTCTTTATTTACGCGAAATCCCAAGTCCGCAGACTTTCCAAACAAACGCTGTCCTTATTGCCGCTGCGACGACTGGTGCTGATGCAGGGGTTCATCACTTTGATGAATTCGAACGGCAAGTTTCGCCGATTGTCTGTGGCGGCGTGCCTGTTCATCATAACCGGACAGGGGATGCAATTTGAATGCAAATCTTGACATTTTCTTAAGATACCCTGGCAGGTACGAAGAATCCGCCTCATGGTTTTCGAGGTCCCCCGAGACCTCCAGCAGTTCCCAGACGTTCAGGTTTCAGGTTTGCAAGTCCGTTGTCTCACCTCAAACAATGACGAGGCTGCTGAGCGACTCTGCATGGATGCAGCAAACTTCTATTCGGCCGGCTTGACCGTCTCGGCCGATTTGGAGCGTTTGACGACTGTCACGATCTCACTTTCGTCAACGATAATGCGGCGTTGGTCTTCATATTGAATTAACAGTTTCCTGGCTAAGATTTCTTGCCGTAACACCTTGCCCTGTCCTTGTTTAGTGACGACCATGTTTCCGACAGCGGGCAACTCCCGGCGGATTTCCTGATACGTATCGTATTCGTACCGCAGGCAGCATTTGAGCCGTCCGCAGCGGCCGGAAATCTTTGTTGGGTCCAAAGTGGCTCGTTGAACCTTGGCCATTTTCATGGAAACCGGCGGCATCTGGGTGAGATGCGTATTGCAACAGACCGGTTTGCCGCAGTCGCCGTAGTCGGCAAGCAACTTCGCTTCATCGCGAACACCGATTTGCCGCATTTCGATCCGGGTGTGGAATTTCTTTGCCAGCGCTTTGACCAACTCCCGGAAATCGACTCGCTTTTCTGCCAAGTAGAAAAAGACGATCCGTTCTCCGCCGAGCACGTGCTCAACATCGATGAGTTCCATTTGCAGTTTGCGCTCGCGGATCATTTCCGCGCAGTCGTGGAATTCAATTCGCTCTTTTTCGTGCAACTCTCCGCTGGATTGCTCGTCCTCAAGAGTGGCAATGCGGACAATATGGCCTTTCGTTTCGGAGGAGGGCAAAAACTTAACGGCGCGTTCCGTTGCTTCGCAAAGGACCTCGCCCAATTCCATTCCCCGGTCGCTACGGACGACCACGGAATCTCCGCGGGCATAGGTTTGCGGCCCTTTTACCGAAAAGGGGGCGACGTGGCGGATTAACCCATAGCGAACGACGTAACGACTCGGCATGGTGATCTCGATAGATATGTATATGTTTCAATATGAAGCCGTCGCTGTCAGCCATGCCTCGCTTGTCCCGAGGCATTCAAGTGGCGGCGTCTATTGAAATTTGTGGAAAGGCAAAAATCCCAACGGGCATTATAGGCCCATCGCTGCGGCAATTGCCATCGTGGCAACAAATGCCGGGATTATCGGCTACTGGAGGCGTTCCGGTGGTCGGGGGAAGTGTGCTTTATGTTCAGGCAGACGTTTTTGCCGTACGGCCGATTCGGCCCAGGTCGTCGAACAGCGCTTCGATGCACAGTCCGACCGACATACTGCGATCCAAGTGCATTTGCGCAGTCACGGCGCGTTCGATGGCGGCACCGATCACTTCAGCCCGTTCCGGGTCGATTTCGGAAACCTCTGCAAGCGAGTGGCGGTAGTACTCCATGCAAAACCGGATTATCCAAGCGGCCCGTTGTCGTTGTGCCGCCGTGTCTGAACCAGCCGCTTCGATGCATTCCATGACCTGGGCAGCTGTATTCACGCTGTGAAATCGTTCTGATGCGAGTGCGGCAAACAATGTCCGCCGTTGCTCCAGAAGTTCAGCGTCTCCCAATTGCGCTGCAGTCGCCAAACTGCCGTCGCTCAGCGCGGCAATTTCAGCGGCGACCTCGGGCGAGTCGGTGATGCCGTTTGCCAAGATTAAGTCCGCCACATCCTCGGCGGTGAGGGGGGCAAAACGAATGGTTTGGCAGCGTGAGCGAATCGTAGGCAATAGCCGCTCGACATTGGTGGCGATCAGCAGGATCAATGAACCGTGCGGGGGTTCCTCCAAGGTCTTTAGAAAGGCGTTGGCAGCTGCATCGTTCATTTTGTCGGCGTCATCGATGACGGCGATTTTACGGTCGGCCGACATTGGCTTGAGGGACAAGTCGTGGCAGAGGCCTTCCTTGCCGCGATTCTCCTTAGGGCCGATAAACTGTTCGATCAGCAGTTCGCGTTTCTCCGGCAGCAGTTGCACGCGAGAAAAATCGGGGTGCGCGCCGCTAGCCATTTGTTTGCAAGACGGGCAGGTTCCGCAGGGATCCAGGTCCGTGTGGGAGTGGGTCTGACAAAAGAGCGCCTGCGCCAACGTTGTCGCGAAGGTCTGTTTGCCAACCCCTTCAGGCCCCACAAACAGATACGCCTGTCCCAGCCGGCCGCGCGATAGCGTACGGCGAAACATTTCGATCTGCTGTGTATGTCCGCGTAGTTGTTCCCAGCCCATCACCCTGCCGTCCTTCGTGACCGCAGGCCTCGCAATCGGAATTCAGAGCGAAAGGTCGCGGCGTCTGCGGTATTAAATTTCAATCGCAGAGAGTATCACGTCGAGATAGCGGGAACAACTGGCGCTGGAGTGGGACAATCGTCTGTCGTGGGGAAACAATCATCGGGTGGCAGCGATTGCCAACGGCAATGGGTCTGCCGTAGGCACAAGACGGGTGCAATTTCAGCTGTCCCGATGAATGAGACTCTGCTTGTTAACGGAGCGCGGAAATTGCGGC from Symmachiella dynata encodes:
- a CDS encoding Minf_1886 family protein, giving the protein MTTTSNTTIRRRYDSNAYRFIFPALRYSQNLFRHPPAAGVHYSEAEAHISGQELVNGIRQYAQEQFGMLARTVFNSWGIYTTEDFGKIVFELIESGDMKKTDDDRLEDFCNVFDFEEAFDDQYIIDVSRAFSPN
- a CDS encoding PSP1 domain-containing protein; translation: MPSRYVVRYGLIRHVAPFSVKGPQTYARGDSVVVRSDRGMELGEVLCEATERAVKFLPSSETKGHIVRIATLEDEQSSGELHEKERIEFHDCAEMIRERKLQMELIDVEHVLGGERIVFFYLAEKRVDFRELVKALAKKFHTRIEMRQIGVRDEAKLLADYGDCGKPVCCNTHLTQMPPVSMKMAKVQRATLDPTKISGRCGRLKCCLRYEYDTYQEIRRELPAVGNMVVTKQGQGKVLRQEILARKLLIQYEDQRRIIVDESEIVTVVKRSKSAETVKPAE
- the holB gene encoding DNA polymerase III subunit delta' codes for the protein MGWEQLRGHTQQIEMFRRTLSRGRLGQAYLFVGPEGVGKQTFATTLAQALFCQTHSHTDLDPCGTCPSCKQMASGAHPDFSRVQLLPEKRELLIEQFIGPKENRGKEGLCHDLSLKPMSADRKIAVIDDADKMNDAAANAFLKTLEEPPHGSLILLIATNVERLLPTIRSRCQTIRFAPLTAEDVADLILANGITDSPEVAAEIAALSDGSLATAAQLGDAELLEQRRTLFAALASERFHSVNTAAQVMECIEAAGSDTAAQRQRAAWIIRFCMEYYRHSLAEVSEIDPERAEVIGAAIERAVTAQMHLDRSMSVGLCIEALFDDLGRIGRTAKTSA